The Halarchaeum grantii genome includes a window with the following:
- a CDS encoding DUF655 domain-containing protein codes for MSDTPSDDGTNAVVLDVLRHGRSDDDRAAFRRQQVGLAVAADDFTLYEFVMSDDADVSIGDRVRVAPDAEAGIERVNEVEYADLSPGAQSELEYVVEELVEANEADFVAFYNDAQPVSLRLHQLNLLPGIGDTLRDNILDERKRGPFADFADLEERVSGLHDPKETIVERVLAELKDEDVKYRAFVGTER; via the coding sequence ATGAGCGACACCCCTTCGGACGACGGGACGAACGCCGTCGTCCTCGACGTCCTTCGGCACGGCCGCTCGGACGACGATAGAGCGGCCTTCCGCCGCCAGCAGGTCGGCCTCGCCGTCGCGGCGGACGACTTCACGCTCTACGAGTTCGTGATGAGCGACGACGCGGACGTCTCGATCGGCGACCGCGTGCGCGTCGCACCCGACGCCGAGGCGGGCATCGAGCGCGTGAACGAGGTCGAGTACGCCGACCTCTCGCCGGGCGCGCAGTCCGAACTCGAGTACGTCGTCGAGGAGCTCGTCGAGGCGAACGAAGCGGATTTCGTGGCGTTCTACAACGACGCCCAGCCGGTCTCCCTGCGCCTCCACCAGCTGAACCTCCTGCCGGGAATCGGCGACACCCTCCGGGACAACATCCTCGACGAGCGCAAGCGCGGCCCCTTCGCGGACTTCGCGGACCTCGAAGAACGCGTCTCCGGGCTTCACGACCCGAAGGAGACCATCGTCGAGCGCGTCCTCGCCGAACTGAAGGACGAGGACGTGAAGTACCGCGCCTTCGTCGGCACCGAGCGCTAA
- a CDS encoding HVO_2753 family zinc finger protein, with protein MSEGRQARKCVSCGINISGTNAAAFKCPDCGTQIYRCAKCRKQSNLYECPDCGFRGP; from the coding sequence ATGAGCGAAGGTCGACAGGCGCGCAAATGCGTCTCCTGTGGGATCAACATCTCCGGGACGAACGCCGCGGCGTTCAAGTGCCCGGACTGCGGCACGCAGATCTACCGCTGTGCGAAGTGCCGCAAGCAGAGCAACCTCTACGAGTGTCCCGACTGCGGGTTCCGGGGGCCCTAA
- a CDS encoding 50S ribosomal protein L21e, producing MPSSNGPLNSTRKKLANKPRERGTSPPARAVAEYDEGQKVHLKIDPSVNEGRFHPRFSGHTGEVVGKQGRAFKVQIDDGGKEKTLIVKPAHLRAQE from the coding sequence ATGCCGAGCTCCAACGGACCCCTCAACAGCACGCGGAAGAAGCTCGCCAACAAGCCCCGAGAACGCGGTACCTCCCCGCCCGCTCGCGCCGTCGCGGAGTACGACGAGGGCCAGAAGGTTCACCTGAAGATCGACCCCTCGGTGAACGAGGGTCGCTTCCACCCGCGCTTCTCCGGGCACACCGGTGAGGTCGTCGGGAAACAGGGCCGCGCGTTCAAGGTCCAGATCGACGACGGCGGGAAGGAGAAGACGCTCATCGTCAAGCCCGCGCACCTCCGCGCGCAGGAGTAA
- a CDS encoding Single-stranded DNA binding protein yields MDVDDHAEELASDLGVDKEEVAEGLRNLVEYSVPMEEAKQSLRRKYGGDSGGGSSTPTSADLADVSPDSGNVTVTATLLTVGKRSIRYNGDDHVIFEGELADETGKLSYTAWEDFGLSAGDVVQIGNAGVREYEGYPELNFGESSTVTTVDQTLDVPYDVGGEASLAELDSGDRGVALDVRVVEVERKTIDGRDGETEILSGVLGDESARLPFTAWEPTPALEEEGASVHIENAYVREFRGVPEVNISEFSVVAPREAAVEVGGPTRMTVREAVSGGGAYDVELVGNVIEVRDGSGLIQRCPECGRVIQKGQCRTHGQVDGEDDLRVKAILDDGTGTTTVVLDRETTEDVYGGTLEDALDAAREAMDQEVVADDIRESVVGKEYEVRGHLSVDEYGANLEAVRFRESAGDPAERAHALLTEVSA; encoded by the coding sequence ATGGATGTAGACGATCACGCCGAGGAGCTCGCCTCCGACCTCGGTGTTGACAAAGAGGAGGTCGCAGAGGGACTCCGCAATCTCGTGGAGTACAGCGTGCCGATGGAGGAGGCCAAGCAGAGCCTCCGCCGGAAGTACGGCGGCGATTCGGGGGGCGGGTCCTCGACGCCGACGTCCGCGGACCTCGCGGACGTCTCCCCCGACTCCGGGAACGTCACCGTCACCGCGACGCTCCTGACCGTGGGCAAGCGCTCGATCCGCTACAACGGCGACGACCACGTCATCTTCGAGGGCGAACTCGCCGACGAGACCGGGAAGCTCTCCTACACGGCGTGGGAGGACTTCGGGCTCTCGGCGGGCGATGTCGTCCAGATCGGGAACGCGGGCGTCCGCGAGTACGAGGGCTACCCCGAGTTGAACTTCGGCGAGTCCTCGACCGTCACGACCGTCGACCAGACGCTCGACGTCCCCTACGACGTCGGCGGCGAGGCGTCGCTCGCGGAGCTCGACTCGGGCGACCGTGGCGTCGCCCTCGACGTGCGGGTCGTCGAGGTCGAACGTAAGACGATCGACGGGCGCGACGGCGAGACGGAGATTCTCTCCGGCGTCCTCGGCGACGAGTCCGCGCGCCTGCCGTTCACGGCGTGGGAGCCGACGCCCGCCCTCGAGGAGGAGGGCGCGAGCGTCCACATCGAGAACGCGTACGTCCGGGAGTTCCGCGGCGTCCCGGAGGTCAATATCTCCGAATTCTCCGTGGTCGCGCCGCGCGAGGCGGCCGTCGAGGTGGGCGGCCCGACGCGAATGACCGTCCGCGAGGCCGTCTCGGGCGGTGGCGCGTACGACGTCGAACTCGTCGGGAACGTCATCGAGGTCCGAGACGGCTCCGGACTCATCCAGCGCTGCCCGGAGTGCGGGCGCGTCATCCAGAAGGGGCAGTGTCGCACGCACGGCCAAGTGGACGGCGAGGACGACCTGCGCGTGAAGGCCATCCTCGACGACGGCACCGGGACGACGACGGTCGTCCTCGACCGGGAGACGACCGAAGACGTCTACGGGGGCACGCTCGAGGACGCCCTCGACGCCGCGCGCGAGGCGATGGACCAGGAGGTCGTCGCGGACGACATCCGCGAGTCGGTCGTCGGGAAGGAGTACGAGGTACGCGGGCACCTCTCCGTCGACGAGTACGGCGCGAACCTCGAGGCCGTCCGGTTCCGCGAGAGCGCGGGCGACCCGGCCGAGCGCGCGCACGCCCTCCTCACGGAGGTGTCGGCGTGA
- a CDS encoding DUF6149 family protein, whose product MRLYQTWRNYAVQLALGTPVVDSVVRDWLVDLHTEFFRDASERDAAAREPHLRAVFEASIAVYERALAEGYPESHAREITHVQGAFDFANHGWGELLEFPPEERDAYYEKYRDFFERHDCTLEAPFGEFAPAGGFPSAPETPGRLDGELPFAEAGHVDGIYLHTDHAGVRE is encoded by the coding sequence ATGCGGCTCTACCAGACGTGGCGCAACTACGCGGTACAGCTCGCGCTCGGCACCCCGGTCGTCGACTCGGTCGTCCGCGACTGGCTCGTCGACCTCCACACGGAGTTCTTCCGCGACGCGAGCGAGCGCGACGCCGCTGCGCGCGAACCCCACCTTCGCGCCGTCTTCGAGGCGTCGATCGCCGTCTACGAGCGCGCGCTCGCGGAGGGCTACCCGGAGAGTCACGCCCGCGAGATAACGCACGTGCAGGGTGCCTTCGACTTCGCGAACCACGGCTGGGGAGAACTCCTCGAGTTCCCCCCGGAGGAACGCGACGCCTACTACGAGAAGTACCGCGACTTCTTCGAGCGTCACGACTGCACGCTCGAGGCGCCCTTCGGCGAGTTCGCGCCCGCCGGCGGCTTCCCGTCCGCACCCGAAACCCCGGGACGACTCGACGGCGAACTGCCGTTCGCCGAAGCGGGCCACGTCGACGGCATCTACCTCCACACCGACCACGCGGGCGTCCGGGAGTAA
- a CDS encoding RPA family protein, with protein MSANDSDSEDDRPRREVAWRLFAAEFDDADYQYAESEEERAPNYVVTPTGARVNRLFVVGVLTSVEQVNEDVVRARVVDPTGAFVVYAGQYQPDALASLENADVPSFVAVTGKARTFSPEDSEQVYTSIRPESVNAVTPETRDRWVVTTTERTLARVSTFADALDMPERGDELTDALAERDVPYGLASGISHAIDHYGTTPAYLAAVRELALDASRVVAGERDEVAELALAPNEGDGTDADLSYADAELADVETTATMDEHVEATPEGEAVTDEPEPSPDDFESDAGDTEGETTEAETEEADAETADAETATADVESVRTEATPEGETATDEAEPSPDVDDSRSDSSANQNARRSGDDFEPDAGDTAATADTEESASASDADDDEQWEMDEETRAEVEEEFDVGFSSGTEIPESDGNDESDRSPDDAAADETGSSLGDFEPSPDDEPDDQTSDDYTEDAYDEPESEASDAESAPADLDLEDLVVDYMDELDDGDGAERDDLVRTVMEETDADEDEIADAIQSALMSGRCYESGDDHLKAI; from the coding sequence GTGAGCGCGAACGACTCCGACTCCGAGGACGACCGGCCGCGCCGCGAGGTCGCGTGGCGCCTCTTCGCCGCCGAGTTCGACGACGCGGACTACCAGTACGCCGAGAGCGAGGAGGAGCGCGCGCCGAACTACGTCGTCACGCCGACGGGCGCGCGCGTCAACCGCCTGTTCGTCGTCGGCGTCCTCACGTCCGTCGAGCAGGTGAACGAGGACGTCGTGCGCGCTCGCGTCGTCGACCCGACGGGCGCGTTCGTCGTCTACGCCGGCCAGTACCAGCCGGACGCGCTCGCGTCGCTGGAGAACGCGGACGTGCCGTCGTTCGTCGCTGTGACGGGCAAAGCGCGCACGTTCAGCCCGGAGGATTCCGAGCAGGTCTATACCTCGATCCGGCCGGAGAGCGTGAACGCGGTGACACCCGAGACCCGCGACCGCTGGGTCGTCACGACCACTGAGCGGACGCTCGCGCGCGTCTCGACGTTCGCGGACGCCCTCGACATGCCGGAGCGCGGCGACGAGCTGACGGACGCGCTGGCCGAACGCGACGTCCCGTACGGGCTCGCGTCCGGCATCTCGCACGCCATCGACCACTACGGGACGACGCCCGCGTATCTCGCGGCGGTGCGCGAACTCGCCCTCGACGCCTCGCGCGTCGTCGCGGGCGAGCGCGACGAGGTCGCGGAACTCGCGCTCGCGCCGAACGAGGGCGACGGGACGGACGCCGACCTCTCCTACGCGGACGCGGAACTCGCCGACGTGGAGACGACGGCGACGATGGACGAGCACGTCGAGGCGACCCCGGAGGGCGAAGCCGTCACCGACGAACCGGAGCCGTCCCCGGACGACTTCGAGTCGGACGCGGGCGACACCGAGGGTGAGACCACCGAGGCTGAGACGGAAGAAGCCGATGCCGAGACGGCCGACGCCGAAACCGCGACGGCGGACGTCGAGTCGGTCCGAACCGAGGCGACCCCGGAGGGCGAGACGGCCACGGACGAGGCCGAGCCGTCCCCGGACGTCGACGACTCGCGCAGCGATTCGTCTGCGAACCAGAACGCTCGGCGTTCTGGTGATGACTTCGAGCCGGATGCGGGCGACACCGCCGCGACCGCTGATACCGAGGAGAGCGCGTCCGCGTCCGATGCGGACGACGACGAGCAGTGGGAGATGGACGAGGAGACGCGCGCCGAGGTCGAGGAGGAGTTCGATGTCGGCTTCTCCAGCGGGACGGAGATCCCCGAGAGCGACGGGAACGACGAGAGCGACCGCTCGCCGGACGACGCGGCGGCCGACGAGACCGGGAGCTCGCTCGGTGACTTCGAGCCGTCTCCCGACGACGAGCCCGACGACCAGACGAGCGACGACTACACCGAGGACGCGTACGACGAGCCGGAGTCCGAGGCGTCGGACGCCGAATCCGCGCCCGCCGACCTCGACCTCGAAGACCTCGTCGTGGACTACATGGACGAACTCGACGACGGCGACGGCGCCGAGCGCGACGACCTCGTGCGCACCGTTATGGAGGAGACGGACGCGGACGAGGACGAGATCGCGGACGCCATCCAGTCCGCGCTCATGAGCGGTCGGTGCTACGAGTCGGGCGACGACCACCTGAAGGCCATCTAG
- a CDS encoding nucleotidyltransferase domain-containing protein codes for MTAPEPVADALRALCAEHDVSPCAVAEVGSRAWGYAGPASDHDVGVVYAQPPAKYVVLDGYVPAVHGTFDGVDVRAWNLTRFAELLVASNPTALEFLASPVVYRVCPGFDALREHALSSFSPIDAYHHYRSLAESGREDAASVSTQLHAVRAALYARYVLATHAFPDPDFRAFLDAEAARFPDAWVEAARALVERKRAGEGDAAVDACPDDLFDLPSDVAPDAHAGRTVERERVNEFVRAAFADAYATV; via the coding sequence GTGACGGCGCCGGAGCCGGTTGCGGACGCGCTCCGCGCCCTGTGCGCCGAGCACGACGTCTCTCCTTGCGCCGTTGCCGAAGTCGGGAGCCGCGCGTGGGGCTACGCCGGGCCGGCGAGCGACCACGACGTCGGCGTCGTCTACGCCCAGCCACCCGCGAAATACGTCGTCCTCGACGGCTACGTCCCGGCGGTCCACGGCACGTTCGACGGCGTGGACGTCCGCGCGTGGAACCTCACGCGGTTCGCCGAGCTCCTCGTCGCGTCGAACCCCACGGCGCTCGAGTTCCTCGCGAGCCCGGTCGTCTATCGGGTCTGCCCGGGGTTCGACGCCCTCCGCGAGCACGCGCTGTCGTCGTTCTCACCCATCGACGCCTACCACCACTACCGCTCGCTCGCGGAGAGCGGGCGCGAGGACGCGGCGTCCGTTTCGACGCAACTCCACGCGGTGCGCGCGGCGCTCTACGCGCGCTACGTGCTCGCGACACACGCGTTCCCCGACCCCGATTTTCGCGCGTTCCTCGACGCCGAAGCCGCGCGCTTCCCGGACGCGTGGGTCGAGGCGGCGCGCGCCCTCGTCGAACGAAAGCGCGCGGGCGAGGGGGACGCCGCCGTGGACGCGTGCCCGGACGACCTTTTCGACCTGCCGAGCGACGTGGCTCCGGACGCGCACGCCGGACGTACTGTCGAGCGCGAGCGCGTGAACGAGTTCGTCCGCGCGGCGTTCGCGGACGCCTACGCGACGGTGTAG
- a CDS encoding metallophosphoesterase produces the protein MARVEPVPDRPAAVADLGGESALVVADYHAGIERSLRRDGLEARSRAEERRDRVLSLVVSEGVERVVFLGDLGHSIGEPEDTELAELEALVAELPVPVTLVRGNHDGGLAEALDVEATPAEGARFGDVGLCHGHTWPAREVLEADVVCVGHEHPAVRLEDDVGGSRVERVWLRGPLDGAAFAEHYDAPLDVAGELVVCPAFNNYSGGTWVNVAGQEFLAPFLPEACPDADAYLCDGTRLGPYRGL, from the coding sequence ATGGCGCGGGTCGAACCCGTCCCCGACCGGCCGGCCGCCGTCGCCGACCTCGGGGGCGAGTCGGCCCTCGTCGTCGCGGACTACCACGCGGGCATCGAGCGCTCGCTCCGCCGGGACGGTCTCGAAGCCCGCTCGCGCGCCGAGGAGCGCCGCGACCGCGTGCTCTCCCTCGTCGTCTCCGAGGGCGTCGAGCGCGTCGTCTTCCTCGGCGACCTCGGGCACTCGATCGGCGAGCCCGAGGATACCGAACTCGCGGAGCTCGAGGCGCTCGTCGCCGAACTCCCCGTGCCGGTGACGCTCGTGCGCGGGAACCACGACGGCGGCCTCGCGGAGGCGCTCGACGTCGAGGCGACGCCGGCCGAAGGCGCGCGCTTCGGCGACGTCGGCCTCTGCCACGGCCACACGTGGCCGGCCCGAGAGGTCCTCGAAGCGGACGTGGTCTGCGTGGGCCACGAGCATCCGGCGGTGCGTCTCGAGGACGACGTCGGCGGGAGCCGCGTCGAGCGCGTCTGGCTCCGCGGGCCCCTCGACGGTGCGGCGTTCGCAGAGCATTACGACGCACCGCTCGACGTCGCGGGCGAGCTCGTCGTCTGCCCGGCGTTCAACAACTACAGCGGCGGGACGTGGGTGAACGTCGCGGGGCAGGAGTTCCTCGCGCCGTTCCTCCCCGAGGCGTGCCCGGACGCCGACGCGTACCTGTGTGATGGCACGCGCCTCGGCCCCTACCGTGGGCTCTGA
- a CDS encoding creatininase family protein encodes MHLADAAWPDLEAYFEAESLAIVPLGSTEQHGPHLPLATDHLIAEAFGDEAAERTGYLRVPTVRVGVSPHHRQFPGTAWVDAPVFRDYVESYVRNLAYHGIDRVVFVNAHGGNVQHLREVGRRLRDDDVAYAVEWMWNESIPDLVDDAFEQNGPHAGPKETALIQHLRPDLVHDERLAEARDGGAVDPEASIRTRNGAATFYDTVENSPNGAFGDPTAASAEKGAELFDAASDQLEALCEWLADREWAELRAPERVTSE; translated from the coding sequence ATGCATCTCGCCGACGCGGCGTGGCCCGACCTGGAGGCGTACTTCGAGGCGGAGTCGCTCGCCATCGTCCCGCTCGGGAGCACCGAACAGCACGGCCCCCACCTCCCGCTCGCCACCGACCACCTCATCGCCGAGGCGTTCGGCGACGAGGCCGCCGAGCGCACCGGCTACCTCCGTGTGCCCACGGTGCGCGTCGGCGTCAGCCCCCACCACCGCCAGTTCCCCGGCACCGCGTGGGTGGACGCGCCCGTCTTCCGCGACTACGTCGAGTCCTACGTCCGCAACCTCGCCTACCACGGCATCGACCGCGTCGTCTTCGTGAACGCGCACGGTGGGAACGTCCAGCACCTCCGCGAGGTCGGGCGCCGACTCCGCGACGACGACGTCGCGTACGCCGTGGAGTGGATGTGGAACGAATCCATCCCCGACCTCGTCGACGACGCCTTCGAACAGAACGGCCCGCACGCCGGCCCGAAGGAGACGGCTCTGATACAGCACCTCCGCCCCGACCTCGTCCACGACGAGCGTCTCGCCGAGGCCCGCGACGGCGGCGCGGTCGACCCCGAGGCGTCCATCCGCACCCGCAACGGCGCCGCGACCTTCTACGACACCGTCGAGAACTCCCCGAACGGCGCGTTCGGCGACCCGACGGCCGCCAGCGCCGAGAAAGGCGCGGAGCTCTTCGACGCCGCGAGCGACCAGCTCGAAGCGCTCTGCGAGTGGCTTGCCGACAGAGAGTGGGCGGAACTCCGTGCGCCCGAGCGCGTCACGAGCGAGTAA
- a CDS encoding MBL fold metallo-hydrolase — MELADGVFDLPVTLDTDGGERVFHPSAVELPDGGVLLVDAGFAHTLDQLEAGLAEHGHSLDDVRYVLLTHQDGDHAGGLAPLCDRLEHPVTVFAHRDDAPVVEGLADPVKGDPDDRYAPAPVDVQVVDGVELRTAVGPLQVVATPGHTPGHVSCYLPDTGVLLAADATVAEDGELVGPAERFTPEVARAYESLGRLAELAFTDVLCYHGGHVEAGPERFRELVADAEE, encoded by the coding sequence ATGGAACTCGCAGACGGCGTCTTCGACCTCCCGGTGACGCTCGACACGGACGGCGGCGAGCGGGTGTTCCACCCGAGCGCGGTCGAACTCCCCGACGGTGGCGTCCTGCTCGTCGACGCGGGCTTCGCGCACACGCTCGACCAGCTCGAGGCGGGACTCGCCGAACACGGCCACAGCCTCGATGACGTCCGATACGTCCTCCTCACGCACCAGGACGGCGACCACGCGGGCGGCCTCGCGCCGCTCTGCGACCGCCTCGAACACCCCGTGACGGTGTTCGCGCACCGCGACGACGCGCCCGTCGTCGAGGGTCTCGCGGACCCGGTCAAGGGCGACCCCGACGACCGCTACGCGCCCGCCCCGGTCGACGTACAGGTCGTCGACGGCGTCGAACTCCGGACGGCCGTCGGCCCCCTGCAGGTCGTCGCGACGCCCGGGCACACACCTGGCCACGTCTCCTGCTACCTCCCGGACACGGGCGTCCTCCTCGCGGCGGACGCCACCGTCGCCGAGGACGGCGAACTCGTCGGGCCGGCGGAGCGCTTCACGCCGGAGGTGGCGCGCGCCTACGAGTCGCTCGGGCGGCTCGCGGAGCTCGCGTTCACGGACGTGCTCTGCTACCACGGCGGCCACGTCGAGGCGGGCCCCGAGCGGTTCCGCGAACTCGTCGCGGACGCTGAGGAGTGA
- a CDS encoding 2,5-diamino-6-(ribosylamino)-4(3H)-pyrimidinone 5'-phosphate reductase has protein sequence MHVLVNAATSVDGKLASRRREQLTISGPEDFARVDRLRASCDAVMVGVGTVLADDPSLTVKDDDLVAEREARGESPQPARVVADSHARTPPDAAVLDDRARSVVLVADAEPDEHAAALDAAGADVVVAGGNRVDLRGALADLDAMGVERLMVEGGGELIFSLFEAGLVDELTVYVGSLLVGGRDAPTLADGDGFVSDFPDLELADVERLDDGVLLSYTVA, from the coding sequence ATGCACGTCCTCGTGAACGCCGCGACGAGCGTGGACGGGAAGCTCGCCTCGCGGCGTCGCGAACAGCTGACGATCAGCGGTCCCGAGGACTTCGCGCGCGTCGATCGCCTGCGCGCGTCCTGCGACGCCGTGATGGTCGGCGTCGGCACCGTCCTCGCGGACGACCCCTCGCTCACCGTGAAGGACGACGACCTCGTCGCCGAGCGCGAGGCGCGCGGCGAGTCGCCACAGCCCGCGCGCGTCGTCGCCGACTCGCACGCCCGGACGCCGCCGGACGCCGCCGTGCTCGACGACCGCGCGCGCTCGGTCGTCCTCGTCGCCGACGCCGAACCCGACGAGCACGCCGCCGCCCTCGACGCCGCCGGCGCGGACGTCGTCGTCGCCGGCGGGAACCGCGTCGACCTCCGTGGGGCGCTCGCCGACCTCGACGCGATGGGCGTCGAGCGCCTCATGGTCGAGGGCGGCGGCGAACTCATCTTCTCGCTCTTCGAGGCCGGCCTCGTCGACGAGCTCACCGTCTACGTCGGGAGCCTCCTCGTCGGGGGTCGCGACGCCCCGACGCTCGCCGACGGCGACGGCTTCGTCTCCGACTTCCCCGACCTCGAACTCGCGGACGTCGAGCGTCTCGACGACGGCGTCCTCCTCTCCTACACCGTCGCGTAG
- a CDS encoding RNA polymerase Rpb4 family protein, whose product MTIFKETVDEEFLTVSEARDLLADVEAERAADEERELRYELSRAVEHVDRFAVLEGEESRELVEDLLELEQIAETATAVKIADLLPRNRDELRAVFAQERYALSGDELDEVLNVVAKYA is encoded by the coding sequence GTGACGATCTTCAAGGAGACCGTCGACGAGGAGTTCCTCACCGTCTCGGAGGCGCGTGACCTCCTCGCCGACGTCGAGGCCGAGCGCGCGGCCGACGAGGAGCGCGAGCTCCGCTACGAGCTCTCGCGTGCCGTCGAGCACGTCGACCGCTTCGCGGTGCTCGAAGGCGAGGAGTCCCGCGAGCTCGTCGAGGACCTCCTGGAGCTAGAGCAGATCGCGGAGACCGCGACCGCCGTGAAGATCGCGGACCTGCTCCCGCGCAACCGCGACGAACTCCGCGCCGTCTTCGCCCAAGAGCGCTACGCGCTCTCCGGGGACGAGCTCGACGAGGTGCTGAACGTCGTCGCGAAGTACGCCTGA
- a CDS encoding DUF7545 family protein has product MTDDVETVTFTVDGPDGSDEFELPAGLVDLLAEEDDESQAQVVADIALMGFANRAHQFAHHGQGEASDELEAIESETLDLFEERFGVSYGEATGHSH; this is encoded by the coding sequence ATGACCGACGACGTCGAGACGGTGACGTTCACCGTCGACGGACCGGACGGTAGCGACGAGTTCGAACTCCCGGCGGGCCTCGTGGACCTCCTCGCGGAGGAGGACGACGAGTCGCAGGCGCAGGTCGTCGCGGACATCGCGCTGATGGGCTTCGCGAACCGCGCCCACCAGTTCGCCCACCACGGGCAGGGCGAGGCGAGCGACGAGCTCGAGGCCATCGAGTCGGAGACGCTCGACCTCTTCGAGGAGCGCTTCGGCGTCTCCTACGGCGAGGCGACCGGCCACTCGCACTGA
- a CDS encoding elongation factor 1-beta, whose translation MGKVAAVLKVMPQSPEIDLDELKERLEDSLPEGAKLRGFEQEEVAFGLVALLPTVVVPDDAGGTEAVEEAFTSVDGVESVQVQETGRI comes from the coding sequence ATGGGGAAGGTCGCCGCCGTCCTCAAGGTCATGCCGCAGAGCCCCGAGATCGACCTCGACGAGCTGAAAGAGCGCCTCGAGGACTCCCTCCCCGAGGGCGCGAAGCTCCGCGGCTTCGAGCAGGAGGAGGTCGCCTTCGGCCTCGTCGCGCTCCTCCCCACCGTCGTCGTCCCCGACGACGCGGGCGGCACGGAAGCCGTCGAGGAGGCGTTCACGAGCGTCGACGGCGTGGAGTCCGTGCAGGTGCAGGAGACCGGCCGCATATAA